The sequence aaatttctcttctcttttttttttcgctaGAACATATCCATTTCCAAATTCAGCAGCATCATGAATCAGCAACAAAAAGGGTATAATTCAAAACATATCTACTGATCTAACTAGCAAAATTTCGCAAAATCTGGGGACAATTACAGTAAGTAAAGAGAGAAACCCTAGTTCTTGATTTGTGATATGAGTTCGAGTTTACCTGGTTAGATTTCGGGTGATTCCTTGAAGATCAGATCAATCTCTTCCGATCTTCTACGAACGGAAAGCAAATTGAAATCCTCAAAGAGTGAGAGTTATCGATTGCGGCTTTCTACGTTGGCGGGAAATCCAATTTCAGTATAGCGGGAAACTGAAAGAGCAATGGACTAGTAGAGTAAATAAGTAATTGTAATAGGTTTCGGTTGGACCGGAATTTTAATTTAACCGATCTCACACCAAGACCGAAATTGTTAAcctaaaataaagttttattctAATTGATAAATTAGTAAATTGACATGTTTATTATATAGTCAGACGAAAGATGGTGAACCAATGTTGAGCTgtattattaaagaaataaggtaaaaaggttttataattttattttaaaaaattaattcttctctaaccaaaatcaaactctaTTTTGTTCATCATGGCTTTCACGTCATGACGACTTTCTCCAaatccttaaaaaaacaaaagacgcAAACCAATAGGGTGAATCAACAACACAAGACTTGATTGCAGGCACGACTGTTATATATCTTCTCATCATTCTCTTCAttattttccctttttgtgATTAATGCTTTACCAAATTTGCTTTTAATTCACGTCTCTCGACTCCAAACAACACCAAAAATGAAGCTGGAAGACTTACTTGTGGAAGACGGAACCAAAGATCAAAATGGCGTTAGTGTTGCGGCTCTTCTtgatcatcatcgtcgtcaccCTCAGCTCCTGCAACAAGTAAGTCAAACTCATATATTTGGTGATATTTAAAACTCAACAAAGAGATGAACCTAAATTATGCATAATTAAATCCATTTAATTTGTTGGCAATTGATTTtgaattggatttttttaaatgtattttatgCTTTTGTTCTGATCGGTTTGGTTGCAGCCATCATCAAAACTGAAGGAGCACAAGagcgaagaagagaagaatgatttgatcaagaagaagcaaaagcgaACTCTTCAAAAAGAAGTAATGAAAATGCAAGGAGAGCTAGAGGACGAGCAGGCATTAAACAAGGCTCTACGTGATATGCACCGTGGTCCCGTTATGTCTCAGCCTCGTCTCTCTTTactgcttcttcctcctcagGCAAGTCCATTTCTCTAGTGTTACTCGaagaaaacataacatatatgtaCACGTACGCAGCGTTTCGgaaataaaaatggaatatGAATTAGAAATTCCTGATTATATAAGTTAAGTTTGTGTAGGTTCAAGAGCTGATAGAGGAGCTAGCGACGGTTGAGGCAGAGATACTCTGTCTCGAGAAACGAATTCAAGACTTAAAACTTGATGTGTATAGtgagaaaaaagagaatgaagtaCTTAAAGCCAGTattgatgaaggagaagaagagaagatgatgaatccTAAAAAACTACTACAAAGGCAGAATCATCTTCCTTGCGACGCTGACAATGACATTATAAAGATGAGATCTGAGGATCTAAAACACAGATCCAAGTCTCATAGTTATGAAGATCATCGTGCTGTTAAGGATATTCAAATGAACAGTCCTCGTACTTATGCGTCAATTGGATCAGCCAGGGAGTTCTCATCAAGAATCCATTCCTCGACCTTTTCTGATGGAACATCAAGAACGCAAGAGAAAAATAATGTGCAAGAGACGACAGCAAATGTAGTATCGGAGGATCTGGTGAAGTGCTTGATGGGAATATATTTAGAACTCAACAGGTCATCCCGGGAACGAGAAGGGTCAAAAACTGTTTCGAAGCTGAGCCTCACACACCTCAAGAATGCTTCTTTCAAACGCAAATCGGTGTATGACCATAACGCTTCAAATCTTGATCCTTATGGAGCTGTGATGGGGGCTTCTCTTAGAGACATAGGAGAGTACAAGAACTTCATCCACATCACTCGAACCTCCATTGATGTTAGCCGTTTATCCGATTGTTCCACTTCTCTTGTCAATTTGAGGTACTTAAACATcaatatacttataaattatcTGTGAGATCACATTATTTCCATGatctctatataatataaacacaCATGTTACATGTAGGGTTTTGAAGGAGAAGTTGAGCAGAGTAGATTTGAGTTTCTTGAACCACAAGAAAAAGATGGCATTCTGGATCAACACATACAACGCATGCGTCATGAATGTAACTCCATCAACTCAATTCATCTTTAGTTGAAAGATTAAAATCAAGATTTCAGAATAAGAaaactttgtttgtttgcaggggTTTCTGGAACACGGACTACCTTCATCAAAGGAGAAACTACTGACCCTCCTCAaaatggtaaataatatataacaataaaagTTCTTAAATTTCTCATACTTAAACTTAATTGATCAAATTGACCATATTTGCTTATTGTGTTTTTGGTAACGTGGTATATAACACATATATGTAACCTTAATTGACTTGTGTTGTTGTAGGCAACAATTGACGTGGGAGGCATGCAACTGTCTGCTCTAGATATTGAAGACTCTATCTTGCAGAGTCCATGCGAACCCAGGGAATCCGTAAGAACTCATACTGATGTATGTTCATATATACCATGATTCTGTGGAGTTGTAATAACCgatctttaaaatgtttttctatttctttcctCACAAAATTAAAGGTTCCAACGGGTGAAAGCGAAGCGAGAATACAGAAACGGTACGGATTCAGATGCGTAGAACCGAACCTAATGTTCGTGCTTTGTCGTGGAGATTGGTCCTCACCTGCTGTAAGTTCACTCAACTCGTTCATATTTGATAAGTATTAATTGCTGTAAAGGTGGTAGCTAACAGAGCATCTTCGTTCATCACCTATATATGCATGATACAGTTGAGAGTCTATACAGCAGAAGATGTAGTGAACGAGCTAATCAAAGCAAGAACAGAGTATCTAGAAGCTTCCATCGGTATCTCGGGAAGAAAAAAGATCATGATTCCGAGCTTCTTGCAGAAGCGTCTGCGGGATTTCGCAGAGGATGAAGGTTCACTAGTTGAATGGATATGCAGCCAATTACCACCAGTCCAGCGTTGCTTGCAGCTAAAGGAAACAGCGATGGAGTGGTTGAACAAGAAAGGTACCGAAGCTCAATTGAAAAAATTGGTAGAAGTTAGGGCTCACGAATACGAGTTTCGATATCTCTTTCCATTGTAAAAACTTCATTAATTTGTAGTATTTGAAGCCTTGAAAAAGACAATTgttctgtgtgtgtgttttaaaagGAAGGACTGGTTTATTGTTAATTAGTGAGTTTTGATTACAAtcatggaaacaaacaaaatagtATCGAAAGCTGCAAGTATGctatattattgttataaattGTAGATACATATTAATTAACATTTGGGATGAGGAACGCGACAAGCAATGAGAAGTCTGGGAAGTAACACAGGGTTCTGGATAAAATACTTACAGGCACATGGTTGTGGCTTAACGAGTTTTCCACAACAGTAACCAGGCAATTTGGTTCCTTTATGAATGGCACCTAAGCAGTTTCCAATCTCATCGTGGCATTTGaccatttattttataatcaccAGCAACTTTGATCGGAGCTGACAAGAAGAGTATGACGAAGGCAATGAGCATCAAAGTAACGATCTTCATGTCTAACAAGCTGGTCAACAACGTAACAAAAAAATCCCAATCAGTAGTAATTCAGTATAAGATAAGTAGTTTTGCAGAAAatgcttttttatttctttggctgtttagttttttttactaaataggAAACTGGAATCAAATATGAATGGTTGgaatcaattcttttttttttctttaaatagaaaaatactacattctatttttatttacatagCAATTGGCTTATTCAATAAAAACCTACTAACTTAtagaatttcttaaaaaaaaaaaaattctaacaaaCCTGCAAAAGCCTTtcataaaccgaaccgaaaaatcAGCAAATCATTATTTCAACTCCGGTTCACAAATCCCTTCTCGCGACGACTTCAACGTGCGACCATGGCGCGTGGAAACAAACATATGTTCTCTTCTCTTCNNNNNNNNNNNNNNNNNNNNNNNNNNNNNNNNNNNNNNNNNNNNNNNNNNNNNNNNNNNNNNNNNNNNNNNNNNNNNNNNNNNNNNNNNNNNNNNNNNNNNNNNNNNNNNNNNNNNNNNNNNNNNNNNNNNNNNNNNNNNNNNNNNNNNNNNNNNNNNNNNNNNNNNNNNNNNNNNNNNNNNNNNNNNNNNNNNNNNNNNNNNNNNNNNNNNNNNNNNNNNNNNNNNNNNNNNNNNNNNNNNNNNNNNNNNNNNNNNNNNNNNNNNNNNNNNNNNNNNNNNNNNNNNNNNNNNNNNNNNNNNNNNNNNNNNNNNNNNNNNNNNNNNNNNNNNNNNNNNNNNNNNNNNNNNNNNNNNNNtttttttttttttttttttctttgctgcTTCTCTCTCCCTCGGAAATGGAAACAATTAAGACCCAATAAAAGAAAATcgaaattaaatttttggtaaaaaagaaaaaaaaaaaaaaactcttttatcTTATGATCTCCAGAATCAGCTGCTGAAGTTTCTCGAGAGCTAACcatatctctcttcttccttctacaCCCGATTCCTCAGGTAACAGTCTTCTTTGTTCAACTTTTCTCCCCCAATTTCTCTtcggggttttttttttttttttttttttttttccaattcaaTTTTACTATTTTCACAAGTCGATAGTGACCACTACGGAGACATTATAATCCCACTCCCACCATTGTTCATAATTTCTCTAGAAATCAAACATGCATGTTTCATGTTTCATAGAGATGAGTTAACTAGAGAAGTCAGTGACCATGTTTTTTTCGGATCTATCTAATCAAAGCTCAACATGTGTTTTGTTATCAGTTGGATTTGATCTTAATTCCAAGTTATGGTTTAGGCTTCTTATAACAATGTACTTaaagaataattattattattatgcagCTCTTAGATGTAAAAACAAACAGTGTGAGGAGGTGATGAAGGACAACTTGAGTAATTTTGAGAAAAGTTTGTACAAAAAGCTCAAGAGTGGAAAGCTCGAGGTTAAAGTCTCTTACCGTACTTTCCTCTGTCCTTATTGCCCCGACAACAAGAAGAAGGTTGGTCTCTATCTTGACATCCTTCAGCATGCTTCTGGAGTTGGTAACAGCAGTTCCAAGAAAAGAAGTCTCACTGAGAAGGCTAGCCACCGTGCTCTTGCCAAATACCTTATTAAAGATCTTTCTCATTACGCCACTACTAGAATTTCCAAGCGCTTACAAGCCAGAACTGCAGCATCCACCCGCGGCGGCATTACTCTTCCAGTTTATGATGATCAGTTCGAGAAACTTGTCTGGCCTTGGAAAGGTATTGGCACCCTTACTTTGTTACTTTGTTATGTCCTATCTCCTTACCACTATAGTCTCTACTAATTAAAGTTGTGTCTGTCGCTGGGTTAGGCATTTTGGTTAATATTCCCACAACGTTGACACAAGATGGCCTGTCTTCTACTGGAGAGAGTGGACCAAAACTTAAGGATGAATTGATCCGAAGAGGGTTCAACCCTATCAGAGTTCGTACTGTGTGGGACCGTTTTGGTCATTCTGGAACTGGAATAGTGGAATTTAATAGAGACTGGAATGGACTTCACGATGCTTTGGTGTTCAAGAAGGCTTATGAAGCTGATGGTCATGGCAAAAAGGATTGGCTGTGTGGTGCTACTGACTCGAGCCTTTATGCATGGCTTGCCAATGCTGATGATTACTATAAGGCTAACTATTTAGGAGAAAACTTGCGGAAGACGGGTGACCTCAAAAGTATTTCTAGGTTTGCAGAAGAAGAGGCCAGGAAAGAACAAAAGCTTATGAACTCTCTAAACGTAATGGTTGAGAGCAAAACAAATCGGTTGAAGAAGTTAGAGGAAAAATATTCAAAGGATTCGATTAAACTTAAGTATGAgactgaagaaaaagaaaagattctcCGTGCTTACAATGAAGGTGGGCTTTTCCTACTAGCTTCAAGATTTACATCCCTTTGAGAAAGTATCGTTGCATCATCCAACTATACATATTTCTATAGATTGTGTTTATATTCGTTTTACATTTTTTCGTTTTGCATCTGAAGATCTGACGGGAAGACAACAAAAATCGACTGATCACTTCAATAGGATCTTTGCTGATCATGAAAAGCAAAAGGTGCAGCTGGAGTCTCAGATAAAAGAACTTGAAATTAAAGAATTGGAGTTGGCAAAACGGGAGGCAAAGAATGAAACACAGAGGAAATTATTGGCAAAAGAGTTTGAACAGGTATATGCTAACATcctcatttttaaaactaattctGGACtgcctctttcttcttctaaaatttGTTCAATGGCATTATTATCAGAGTGCTGCTATATATAGTTACGTTCAACTAGCTGCCGTGGAACAACAAAAGACCAGAGAGAGAGTGCAAAAATTGGCTGTAGATCACAAGGTGTGGGAATGCTTCCTTCTTTAAAAAGGCTGGCTCTTTAACTTTAAGTGACAGGGTCCTGCCGTGTTTTTAACCTTAGATGCAAAAGGAAAAGCTTCATAAGAGAATTGCTGCCCTAGGAAGACAGCTTGAACAGAAACAAGAGCTTGAACTGGAGGTCGAGCAACTGAAAAGACAGCTGAGCCTGCTGAGACACATGGAACTGGACAGTGGTTCTGAAATTGTGAACAAGGTGGAGACCTTCCTCAGAGACCTTAGTGAGCAAGAAGGAGAGCTTGCGCgcttaaataaatttaatcaaGATCTTGTTGTACAAGAGCGGAAGACCAATGATGAGCTTCAAGAAGCTCGAAGAGCATTGATAAGCGTAAGTAGATCTCTTATATTCGAACATATTTTCTTTGAACTTTCAGTCTCATAACGGAGCTAGGTGACTCTTTGCATATAGTGagtttacattattataaactCGGATTATACTGGACATGGTAGGCTAGAGTGGTTGGATGCATTAACAACAGAAAGAcactctttgatttttttcttaaattgattatatttatagaatttgAGAGAGACGAGATCGCATATTGGTGTTAGGAGAATGGGGGAGCTTGACACCAAACCATTCATAGAagcaatgaaaataaaatattgtcaAGAAGATCTGGAGGATTGGGCAGTAGAAGTTATCCAGCTCTGGGAGGAATATCTTAAGGACCCAGATTGGCATCCGTTTAAACGGATAAAGCTTGAGACTGAAGAAAATGTAGTGGTATTGCTTCTCCTGTATATCACTAATCTAAATCGATTTTGTTCTTATCTTCCATCCTAAATAATATGTTTCAAAAAGTTAGCTTACCAGCAAAAGACCTGCATTCATGGGTGTGTACAACTGTCAGCTGCATATGCAGATGTGGTTAACTTGGTTTTATGGATTGGTGGATGATATATAGAACCCTGAAGCTGTTGATATCTTTGGCAGGAAGTAATAGATGAGGATGACGAGAAGTTAAGAACCCTGAAGAATGAACTGGGGGATAAGGCGTACCAAGCAGTGGCAAATGCATTGCTGGAAATAAACGAGTACAATCCGAGTGGAAGGTACATCTCTTCAGAGCTGTGGAACTTCAGAGAAGACAGGAAGGCTACGCTTGAGGAAGGTGTTACTAGTCTCTTGGAGCAATGGAATCAGGCGAAGCGTCATAAACCTTAAATGTTATATTTACATTTACCCGGTACACTAACTACCAAAATTTCCAGTTTTCCGAATTTTCTTGCTTATATAGTTTTCTGAGGTCTTTACCTTGCAGTTGCAGGAGATGGGAAATAAGTTTTctgcataaaggatgtcaagaTGCCAAATTCAACAAGTGTCTCATCTTTGATGCTGTATGGGTCTCAGGTTTGGTAAGTAGGTGGAAAGTACAGGAGGATGGCTTCAAATTGGGATGTGGG comes from Camelina sativa cultivar DH55 chromosome 19, Cs, whole genome shotgun sequence and encodes:
- the LOC104765019 gene encoding uncharacterized protein LOC104765019, translated to MKLEDLLVEDGTKDQNGVSVAALLDHHRRHPQLLQQPSSKLKEHKSEEEKNDLIKKKQKRTLQKEVMKMQGELEDEQALNKALRDMHRGPVMSQPRLSLLLLPPQVQELIEELATVEAEILCLEKRIQDLKLDVYSEKKENEVLKASIDEGEEEKMMNPKKLLQRQNHLPCDADNDIIKMRSEDLKHRSKSHSYEDHRAVKDIQMNSPRTYASIGSAREFSSRIHSSTFSDGTSRTQEKNNVQETTANVVSEDLVKCLMGIYLELNRSSREREGSKTVSKLSLTHLKNASFKRKSVYDHNASNLDPYGAVMGASLRDIGEYKNFIHITRTSIDVSRLSDCSTSLVNLRVLKEKLSRVDLSFLNHKKKMAFWINTYNACVMNGFLEHGLPSSKEKLLTLLKMATIDVGGMQLSALDIEDSILQSPCEPRESVPTGESEARIQKRYGFRCVEPNLMFVLCRGDWSSPALRVYTAEDVVNELIKARTEYLEASIGISGRKKIMIPSFLQKRLRDFAEDEGSLVEWICSQLPPVQRCLQLKETAMEWLNKKGTEAQLKKLVEVRAHEYEFRYLFPL
- the LOC109131014 gene encoding LOW QUALITY PROTEIN: non-specific lipid-transfer protein 2 (The sequence of the model RefSeq protein was modified relative to this genomic sequence to represent the inferred CDS: deleted 1 base in 1 codon; substituted 1 base at 1 genomic stop codon) produces the protein MKIVTLMLIAFVILFLSAPIKVAGDYKXMVKCHDEIGNCLGAIHKGTKLPGYCCGKLVKPQPCACKYFIQNPVLLPRLLIACRVPHPKC
- the LOC104765021 gene encoding factor of DNA methylation 3, whose translation is MKDNLSNFEKSLYKKLKSGKLEVKVSYRTFLCPYCPDNKKKVGLYLDILQHASGVGNSSSKKRSLTEKASHRALAKYLIKDLSHYATTRISKRLQARTAASTRGGITLPVYDDQFEKLVWPWKGILVNIPTTLTQDGLSSTGESGPKLKDELIRRGFNPIRVRTVWDRFGHSGTGIVEFNRDWNGLHDALVFKKAYEADGHGKKDWLCGATDSSLYAWLANADDYYKANYLGENLRKTGDLKSISRFAEEEARKEQKLMNSLNVMVESKTNRLKKLEEKYSKDSIKLKYETEEKEKILRAYNEDLTGRQQKSTDHFNRIFADHEKQKVQLESQIKELEIKELELAKREAKNETQRKLLAKEFEQSAAIYSYVQLAAVEQQKTRERVQKLAVDHKMQKEKLHKRIAALGRQLEQKQELELEVEQLKRQLSLLRHMELDSGSEIVNKVETFLRDLSEQEGELARLNKFNQDLVVQERKTNDELQEARRALISNLRETRSHIGVRRMGELDTKPFIEAMKIKYCQEDLEDWAVEVIQLWEEYLKDPDWHPFKRIKLETEENVVEVIDEDDEKLRTLKNELGDKAYQAVANALLEINEYNPSGRYISSELWNFREDRKATLEEGVTSLLEQWNQAKRHKP